From Equus przewalskii isolate Varuska chromosome 7, EquPr2, whole genome shotgun sequence, one genomic window encodes:
- the TANGO2 gene encoding transport and Golgi organization protein 2 homolog isoform X4, giving the protein MCIIFFKFDPRPVSKNAYRLILAANRDEFYHRPSKLAGFWGNNSEILSGLDMEEGKEGGTWLGISTRGKLAALTNYLQPRLDPDARGRGELVAHFLTTDMDSLTYLKKVSAEGHLYNGFNLIAADLSTEKGDVVCYYGNRGDPEPVVLAPGTYGLSNALLETPWRKLCFGKQLFLAVVEQSQALPKDDLIAQLLDVLNNDEACQTQPSRTKAGSTCSPF; this is encoded by the exons GCTCATCCTGGCAGCCAACAGGGACGAGTTCTACCACAGACCTTCCAAGTTAGCAGGCTTCTGGGGGAACAACAGCGAGATCCTCAGTG GGCTCGACATGGAGGAAGGCAAGGAAGGAGGCACGTGGCTGGGCATCAGCACGCGGGGGAAGCTGGCAGCACTCACCAACTACTTGCAACCGCGCCTGGACCCGGATGCCCGCGGCCGAG GTGAGCTTGTGGCCCACTTTCTGACCACCGACATGGACAGCCTGACCTACCTGAAGAAGGTCTCCGCAGAGGGCCACCTGTACAATGGCTTCAACCTCATAGCCGCCGATCTGAG CACAGAGAAGGGAGACGTCGTTTGCTACTATGGAAACCGCGGGGACCCTGAGCCTGTTGTCCTGGCCCCAG GGACCTACGGGCTGAGCAATGCTCTGCTGGAGACGCCCTGGAGGAAGCTGTGCTTTGGGAAGCAGCTCTTCTTGGCGGTTGTGGAGCAGAGCCAGGCCCTCCCCAAGGATGACCTCATTGCCCAGCTCCTGGACGTGCTCAACAACGACGAGGC TTGCCAGACCCAGCCATCGAGGACCAAGGCAGGGAGTACGTGCAGCCCATTCTGA